Genomic DNA from Parvivirga hydrogeniphila:
TCGCAAGACGGTTTCCTCGAAGCAGGCCCTTGCATGGGTCTCGACGTCATTCAGCGGCATGCTCCAGAAGCGCGTCGCAGCAAGGACGGGCGCCCCTGATGCATTGAGTCGGTAAATGACGAAGAAGAAGCGTTTGCTGAGCTCTTCTCTGAGGTCGCTCTCCTCCCACGTCTGTTCGACGAGCTTTCGATAATCGAACGCCCGGAACGAGATGTCTTCCTTGGGGCGTCCAGAGGGCAGTATCCGCATGGTGCGAACCACGAGACCCGCTTTCTCGAACTCCGCAGCCCGCTCGCCTGGCGAAAGGCCGAGTATGGCATCTGTTATCGAAGCGAAGTAGCCCTTGGATGACCTGCTGGCCTTGACCCCGAGCAATCCTGCGATCTCGTCTGCCGTCTTGCCGATGTAGGGTGCGAACCGCTCAGCGATGGCGCTCTCGAAGTCGGTTTTCGAGAGCTCTTGCGCGTCGACAAGCGGACGGAGGCCTGCTTTTTCGCGCCGCTCAAGGCTGTCTCGGATGATCGAGTTCATGTAGGAAGCCTTGAGCGCCAAGGCTCGTGGCTTTGCAGGGACGCTGGAGTATGGCTGCTTGGTCCTCTTGGACGAATCGGCTGACTTCGTGCAAGCCGCAAGGTAGAGCGTGTCTCCCTCGGAGAGCTCGTGAGCGCGACCTTCGCGGATCTTCGCGACGATCTTGTGCCAGTCTTGACGGATTATCTCGAGGTCTTCCGGAGGGAATTCCCACAGGCGGACTATCTTGATGACGAAATCTGCCGGGTCCTTACCCGGTTCATGCAAGTAGAAGACCAACAACAGGTGGGCGTTCTTGCGAAGGAAGGAGCTGTTCTCCCACTGCTCGCCCACGATTGCGCAGTAATCGATCATGCCTAGCACCAGACGCTCTTTCGCGACCAGCTTGGAGCGCACCCTCTTCAGCGGCGTGGACTTGAGCTCGATCCCGGCCTCCTCGAAGTCGGGCTCGCTCTTGTTCCCCGGATTGATGCGGAAGTAATGCCGCTCAAGTGCGCTTCCGAAGCCGCCCTTGTCGGACGTGAAGTCGATCTGCACGTCAAGGTCGCGCGCCATCTCGCGCAACGTGCGCCCTATCAGGCGCTGTGCATGCGCCAGAATAGAGTCTCGATCCGTCGGGTCGTAGGGCAACTCTGTACCGTTCGGCATAGAATCCTCCGTCGTGACGCCCGGCTCCGTGAAGATACCACGTGAGCCGGGCGTGGGGCTTCGATGTGCGGACAGCGGCCGGCGATCAATGGCTATACTTCGCTGTGTATCGGCCCTGGCTTCCGGGAGGTCCCATGCTTGACGCCAAGTTCGTCCGCGACAACATCGATCTCGTGCGCCAGGCGCTCGCGAACCGGGGCGCGTCGTGGGACATCGACCGGTTCTTGGAGCTCGACGCCGAGCGACGGCGGCTCATCGCAAAGACCGAAAGCCGCCAGGCGGCGCGCAACGCCGCGTCCAAGGAGATCGGCGCGCTCATGAAGGCAGGCGACGCGGCCGCAGCTGAAGCGCTCAAGGAGCAGGTCCGCGGCCTGAACGACGAGATCGCCGGCCTCGAGGAGGCGCTCGCGGCCGTCGACGCGGCCACCCGCGACCTCCTGCTGACGATCCCGAACATC
This window encodes:
- a CDS encoding Sau3AI family type II restriction endonuclease, producing MPNGTELPYDPTDRDSILAHAQRLIGRTLREMARDLDVQIDFTSDKGGFGSALERHYFRINPGNKSEPDFEEAGIELKSTPLKRVRSKLVAKERLVLGMIDYCAIVGEQWENSSFLRKNAHLLLVFYLHEPGKDPADFVIKIVRLWEFPPEDLEIIRQDWHKIVAKIREGRAHELSEGDTLYLAACTKSADSSKRTKQPYSSVPAKPRALALKASYMNSIIRDSLERREKAGLRPLVDAQELSKTDFESAIAERFAPYIGKTADEIAGLLGVKASRSSKGYFASITDAILGLSPGERAAEFEKAGLVVRTMRILPSGRPKEDISFRAFDYRKLVEQTWEESDLREELSKRFFFVIYRLNASGAPVLAATRFWSMPLNDVETHARACFEETVLRIREDRAEYLPRKSDNPAVHVRPHARDSRDVIETPSGKKLCKKSFWLNGSYIKDQLGL